From a region of the Trichoderma atroviride chromosome 6, complete sequence genome:
- a CDS encoding mitochondrial 54S ribosomal protein uL1m (BUSCO:EOG092D3LA0), producing MAPIDRCLASVAKLALSQPSIRPVVPTIPRFLAPALIQSRQASVIRTKKTTKKKAVPKDFKRHNLEKREFPQHTLCDAMRVLRAIEVGQPPASIKYEIHINLKTARNGPVIKSSIRLPHPVQSDWQIAVICPEGSDIATAATAAGAVAVGEETLFEAIRQEKIDFDRLICHENSEKALNKAGLGRILGPKGLMPSKRMKTIVNDVVKSIRDSAGAADYRERQGVIRMAIGQLGHTPDQLKANIQALLKKVKVECAEISEEVSKEVHEVILSTTNGPALSLNGKLNEAESTLTVEALSSVM from the exons ATGGCACCAATTGATCGATGCTTGGCCTCCGTGGCCAAGCTGGCGCTCTCACAGCCATCAATACGACCCGTTGTGCCGACGATACCCCGATTCCTCGCGCCTGCGCTGATCCAGTCCCGACAAGCCTCTGTGATCCGGACAAAGAAGACgacaaaaaagaaggctgTTCCGAAAGACTTTAAGCGACACAacctggagaagagggaattCCCACAACACACACTATGCGATGCTATGCG AGTTCTCCGAGCCATCGAGGTCGGCCAACCTCCTGCTTCGATCAAATACGAGATTCACATCAACCTTAAGACAGCAAGAAACGGCCCTGTCATAAAAAGCAGCATCAGACTGCCGCATCCTGTCCAGAGCGATTGGCAAATCGCCGTCATTTGCCCCGAGGGTAGCGACATCGCAactgctgccaccgccgccggcGCTGTCGCCGTTGGAGAAGAGACGCTCTTCGAAGCTATCCGCCAAGAAAAGATTGATTTCGACCGCCTGATTTGCCACGAAAACAGCGAAAAGGCCCTGAACAAGGCCGGCCTGGGAAGAATCCTTGGTCCCAAGGGCCTGATGCCCAGCAAGAGAATGAAGACGATTGTAAACGACGTGGTCAAGTCCATTCGCGACTCAGCCGGCGCTGCGGACTACCGTGAGAGACAGGGCGTCATTCGAATGGCCATCGGACAGCTTGGCCACACGCCCGaccagctcaaggccaatATCCAAGCGCTGTTGAAGAAGGTCAAGGTGGAATGCGCCGAGATTTCGGAGGAAGTTTCAAAAGAAGTGCATGAGGTTATTCTGAGCACAACGAATGGCCCGGCGCTGAGCTTGAACGGCAAGCTGAACGAGGCAGAGAGCACGCTTACAGTCGAAGCATTGTCAAGCGTCATGTAA